The Cryptococcus gattii WM276 chromosome B, complete sequence genome has a segment encoding these proteins:
- a CDS encoding Hypothetical Protein (Similar to TIGR gene model, INSD accession AAW40726.1) has protein sequence MPEDLSFLDQLEDWLEAQIPNNLHDLPSKMFDTVEKLTNDIFETLNVHGPPSISIPFPPFGGKEVPHAPPPPPPLPNSTISCCQDMVHRSGRFVKTHPIAVGAAISVGLGFTGLMAYHGAGFFAKGRKERRQFGANGVVRDGMLKEAIVILAPSPMPPILVPLAATLLRSGYIVLIAVTNNRDAQSLEKRLNGLEERSALRVLVYDPDDPSTFPPFHRSLLATLTLRFPVNGRYTAGDPYNPQPSQLAHIHAFLSLYPLHPSPPSQPGALPALPTLLAPNPDGSKPMLVNFYPSGSVPTTPITFASQILSSNHVLLGRNLAASSGARIVSIYVGDVDLPTLPAILSHGRTLSRRQIAKERLAQVASPQQKVSIIRDYIYGSFNAVFSAVIGTLGLGTAVRDYKTFEKGVLRAIKSSHGRLFFIGQRSFLPFFVTHLPIPSPFLPPLLAYLPAMPSCTGPVASEPVKSAGYKNKTSMAKQGDTSRQDSNGEKERLSASEGSEHEAGEDFVSSVHTGTSTSSRGVCSESSEGASGLGGSWVGLDDAV, from the exons ATGCCGGAGGatctttccttccttgaCCAGCTCGAAGACTGGCTAGAGGCTCAGATCCCCAACAATCTTCACGACTTGCCATCAAAGATGTTTGATACTGTTGAAAAATTAACGAACGATATTT TTGAGACTCTCAATGTTCATGGTCCGCCGTCTATCTCAATACCCTTCCCACCATTTGGGGGCAAAGAAGTACCTCATgcccctccccctcccccccctCTTCCCAACAGTACAATTTCTTGCTGTCAAGACATGGTCCATAGGTCTGGTCGGTTCGTGAAGACCCATCCTATCGCTGTTGGGGCGGCTATATCTGTTGGCTTGGGTTTCACGGGACTTATGGCATATCATGGTGCGGGCTTCTTTGCTaaggggaggaaggaaagaaggcAATTTGGCGCCAATGGAGTTGTGCGCGACGGTATGTTGAAAGAGGCTATTG TGATCCTCGCCCCTTCTCCTATGCCCCCTATCCTTGTCCCGCTTGCGGCAACTCTCCTGAGGTCAGGATATATTGTATTGATAGCCGTCACCAACAACAGGGATGCGCAATCTCTTGAGAAGAGGTTGAATGGATTGGAAGAAAGATCAGCCTTGCGTGTCCTTGTGTACGACCCGGATGAC CCTTCTAcctttcctcctttccATCGCTCGCTTCTTGCTACCCTTACTCTCCGTTTCCCTGTCAACGGAAGGTATACCGCTGGGGATCCATACAATCCACAACCATCTCAATTGGCCCATATCCATGcctttctctccctctATCCCCTACATCCGTCGCCACCATCCCAACCAGGAGCCCTTCCAGCCCTACCTACTCTTCTCGCTCCTAACCCCGATGGCAGTAAACCAATGCTAGTGAATTTTTACCCGTCAGGCTCAGTACCAACGACGCCTATTACCTTTGCTAGCCAGATTCTCTCTAGCAACCATGTGTTACTTGGTAGAAATCTGGCAGCATCATCTGGTGCTAGAATCGTCTCCATATACGTTGGAGATGTGGATCTACCAACTCTCCCTGCAATCCTCAGTCATGGCAGAACTCTTTCCCGCCGTCAGATCGCTAAAGAGCGACTTGCGCAGGTGGCATCACCACAGCAAAAGGTGTCTATCATTCGAGACTATATCTACGGATCGTTCAATGCGGTGTTCAGCGCTGTTATCGGAACGCTCGGCTTGGGAACTGCAGTGAGGGATTACAAAACGTTCGAAAAGGGGGTTTTGAGAGCCATCAAATCGTCTCACGGTCGCCTTTTCTTCATTGGTCAACGATCATTTCTTCCATTCTTCGTCACACATCTGCCTATCCCCAGccccttccttcctcctcttttAGCGTACCTACCGGCAATGCCGTCTTGCACCGGCCCTGTGGCTTCTGAGCCCGTTAAATCTGCTGGCTACAAAAACAAAACTTCTATGGCTAAACAAGGGGACACTAGTCGCCAGGACTCAAATGGTGAAAAAGAGAGATTATCAGCCTCAGAGGGCAGTGAACATGAGGCCGGAGAGGACTTCGTCAGCTCAGTGCACACTGGAACGAGCACTAGTAGTAGAGGTGTATGTAGTGAGAGTTCGGAGGGGGCTAGCGGCCTTGGAGGTAGTTGGGTAGGATTGGATGATGCCGTTTGA
- a CDS encoding Hypothetical Protein (Similar to TIGR gene model, INSD accession AAW41276.1), with the protein MLHRRHPISHPVPPSASRQHHLGTTGTTGIPIPPTSSRTSTPSRLASNPVHWELDAGAKMPLYDHELNRSGGSSRSNGADVDWDITESRKNFTNWVGMGLHNVRNGMEDALRMDRSLNLVWNDRELKTLIVKSTLINLLSLLLLSLSSLIFSPVLLQPASSDMQMRTKVIGMWYNVLLSWPVFVVCFWVNANWGPDISKRAQILLHPTYRHQPSVGGTPSKSTQMAGGYTAKLFSSITRVLLISDFTLVSRLIGMIPLIGWLCAFAYMCIISSYYCFEWTFSTKNWSLDYRIKYLQARLAYMFGFGFPVTLMTSFGPPLVTVAIFALVYPFFVIQALQSRPPSRNATLLPLNPSSRSLTPSPGVKSSNAVPAEPFGESTYCDLESPSRRERGWELKLPIFWFANHALRGLKWLEDAAAKDRSNRKDTYGLESHSRMD; encoded by the exons ATGCTTCACCGCCGCCATCCCATCTCACATCCAGTTCCTCCCTCCGCTTCGCGTCAACACCACCTCGGCACTACAGGGACTACAGGTATACCAATACCGCCGACATCATCGCGTACATCGACTCCTAGTCGCCTTGCTTCCAACCCGGTGCATTGGGAGTTGGACGCGGGAGCGAAAATGCCTTTATATGATCACGAGCTAAATAGATCCGGCGGAAGTAGTAGGAGCAACGGGGCGGATGTCGATTGGGACATTACTGAAAGTAGAAAGAATTTTACAAATTGGGTGGGGATGGGCTTACACAATGTTAGGAATGGGATGGAGGATGCGCTAAGGATGGACAGGAGTCTGAATCTTGTCTGGAA TGACCGTGAGCTGAAAACATTAATCGTCAAGTCGAC GTTAATTAACCTTTTATCACTGCTCCTGTTGTCCTTGTCCTCTCTGATATTTTCGCCTGTACTGTTGCAACCCGCCTCCAGCGACATGCAGATGCGTACAAAAGTGATCGGCATGTGGTATAACGTCTTGCTCAGTTGGCCTGTTTTTGTCGTGTGTTTTTGGGTCAAT GCTAATTGGGGACCCGACATATCAAAACGGGCTCAAATCTTACTTCATCCTACTTATCGTCACCAGCCATCGGTCGGGGGCACACCCTCAAAGTCTACGCAAATGGCAGGCGGCTATACAGCCAAATTATTCTCTTCGATCACACGTGTCCTTCTCATCAGCGACTTCACGTTGGTATCCCGCTTGATAGGAATGATCCCACTGATTGGCTGGCTATGTGCCTTCGCCTACATGTGTATCATCAGTTCATACTATTGTTTTGA GTGGACATTTTCTACAAAGAACTGGTCACTGGATTACAGGATAAAGTATCTTCAAGCGAGGTTAGCATATATGTTTGGTTTCG GATTTCCAGTGACCCTAATGACATCTTTCGGACCGCCTTTGGTGACAGTGGCCATATTTGCTCTGGTTTACCCCTTT TTTGTCATCCAGGCGTTGCAGTCTCGTCCTCCCTCACGAAACGCAACCTTGTTACCTTTGaatccttcttctcgatCTCTAACTCCCTCTCCCGGTGTCAAAAGCTCCAACGCTGTCCCAGCTGAGCCCTTCGGCGAATCTACATACTGCGATTTGGAATCTCCTAGTCGGCGAGAAAGAGGGTGGGAGCTGAAGCTACCGATCTTTTGGTTTGCAAATCATGCCCTGAGAGGTCTGAAATGGTTGGAAGATGCTGCAGCAAAAGATAGGAGCAATAGGAAAGACACCTATGGTCTGGAATCGCACAGTCGAATGGACTGA